In Natronomonas halophila, one DNA window encodes the following:
- a CDS encoding thiamine pyrophosphate-dependent enzyme, which yields MSAFNAIGEDREVERDEYTPGIEPQATWCPGCGDFGVLKALKGAMADLGKDPEEILLVTGIGCSGKLSSYFDSYGFHTIHGRALPIARAAKLANPELEVIAAGGDGDGYGIGGNHFMHTARENHDFTYIVFNNEIFGLTKGQTSPTSPKGHKSKTQPHGSAKSPIRPLTTALTAGATYAARTAAVNPNQAQEILVEAIEHDGFSHIDFLTQCPTWNKDAKQYVPYVDVQQSDDYDFDVSDRREAADMMQKTEEALYEGEVLTGRFYHEADRPSYGQEKRELGEMPDEPLAERYHDDDYEWERSYDLLDPHK from the coding sequence ATGAGCGCATTCAACGCAATCGGCGAGGACCGCGAGGTAGAACGCGACGAGTACACACCCGGTATCGAGCCACAGGCGACCTGGTGTCCCGGCTGTGGTGACTTCGGCGTCCTCAAGGCGCTGAAAGGCGCCATGGCCGACCTCGGCAAGGACCCCGAAGAGATCCTGCTCGTGACCGGTATCGGCTGTTCCGGCAAACTGAGCAGTTACTTCGACAGCTACGGCTTCCACACCATTCACGGCCGTGCGCTGCCCATCGCCCGGGCCGCCAAACTCGCCAACCCCGAACTCGAAGTCATCGCGGCGGGCGGCGACGGCGACGGCTACGGTATCGGTGGCAACCACTTCATGCACACCGCCCGGGAGAACCACGATTTCACCTACATCGTGTTCAACAACGAGATTTTCGGGCTGACGAAGGGCCAGACCTCGCCCACCAGCCCGAAGGGCCACAAATCGAAGACCCAGCCCCACGGCTCCGCGAAGTCGCCGATTCGGCCCCTGACGACGGCACTGACCGCCGGCGCGACGTACGCCGCCCGAACCGCTGCCGTCAACCCGAATCAGGCTCAGGAAATCCTCGTGGAAGCCATCGAACACGACGGCTTCTCGCATATCGACTTCCTGACCCAGTGTCCGACCTGGAACAAGGACGCCAAGCAGTACGTCCCCTACGTCGACGTCCAGCAGAGCGACGACTACGACTTCGACGTCTCGGACCGGCGAGAGGCCGCCGACATGATGCAGAAGACCGAGGAAGCCCTCTACGAGGGCGAGGTGCTGACCGGCCGGTTCTACCACGAGGCGGACCGACCCTCCTACGGGCAGGAGAAACGCGAACTCGGCGAGATGCCCGACGAACCGCTGGCCGAGCGCTACCACGACGACGATTACGAGTGGGAACGCAGTTACGACCTGCTGGACCCGCATAAGTAG